From Agromyces sp. SYSU T00194, a single genomic window includes:
- a CDS encoding putative immunity protein: MAAGVAHMGAHALGAAAYAVRAVGLAEPDGDARAAELSWQVGHLSEPARCALLLLPPVGSDRSGPLGAGLLATGELGSIIRDLQAAIATS, encoded by the coding sequence ATCGCAGCAGGTGTCGCCCACATGGGCGCGCATGCGCTCGGTGCCGCAGCGTACGCCGTGCGCGCGGTGGGTCTCGCCGAGCCCGATGGCGACGCGCGTGCCGCGGAGCTCTCCTGGCAGGTGGGGCACCTCTCGGAGCCGGCGCGGTGCGCGCTGCTGCTGCTCCCGCCCGTCGGTTCGGATCGGTCCGGCCCGCTCGGGGCCGGGCTGCTGGCGACCGGCGAGCTGGGCTCGATCATCCGAGACCTGCAGGCGGCGATCGCAACCTCGTGA